A single window of Channa argus isolate prfri chromosome 10, Channa argus male v1.0, whole genome shotgun sequence DNA harbors:
- the asb12b gene encoding ankyrin repeat and SOCS box protein 12b has translation MVLCQAANMSLMDISKIFSLLQPKEQDEDNEQCQALNNAVSGNDVALLSELLSQEPYRRSINGRSGWGVPVSPLRTAAALGHLGCLELLLEHGAEVDSLDVKAQTPLFTAVSGKHLDCVIALLKAGADPNGSQYNNCSPVLTAAREGDVDVLGELLHFGAEVDVRPKVPDWASNASACSGPLYISAAYGHLDCFKLLLLHGANPNYNCTDENMLVRIKQPKTVLEVCLRYGCGKEYIQLLIDFGADVYLPTLIIDKTTKQNEALGLLLKERVCPKTLMSQTRLAIRRSIPLANKEPAIKSLDIPLIVRNYLNHETAKLI, from the exons ATGGTTCTGTGCCAAGCCGCCAACATGAGTTTGATGGACATTTCTAAGATCTTCTCCCTGCTGCAGCCCAAGGAGCAGGATGAGGACAACGAGCAGTGTCAGGCCTTGAACAATGCTGTGAGTGGCAACGATGTGGCTCTGCTCTCTGAGCTCCTGTCCCAGGAGCCTTACAGGAGGTCTATCAATGGACGAAGCGGGTGGGGCGTTCCAGTCAGTCCCTTGCGAACTGCCGCTGCCCTCGGACACCTGGGATGCCTGGAGTTGTTGTTGGAGCACGGTGCAGAG GTGGACAGCCTGGATGTGAAGGCCCAGACGCCTCTGTTCACAGCTGTCAGTGGGAAACATCTGGACTGTGTGATTGCTCTGCTAAAAGCCGGAGCAGATCCTAATGGCAGCCAGTACAACAACTGCTCCCCAGTGCTAACTGCCGCCCGAGAGGGTGATGTAGATGTGCTCGGAGAGTTGTTACATTTTGGAGCTGAGGTGGATGTCAGGCCTAAAGTCCCAGACTGGGCCTCCAATGCCTCGGCCTGCAGCGGGCCCCTTTATATCTCAGCTGCTTATGGACACCTGGActgctttaaactgcttctcctCCACGGGGCCAACCCTAACTACAACTGCACAGATGAGAATATGCTGGTCAGGATAAAGCAGCCGAAGACAGTTCTGGAGGTGTGTCTCCGTTATGGCTGTGGAAAGGAGTACATCCAGCTTCTCATAGACTTTGGGGCAGATGTGTATCTGCCTACTCTGATCATCGACAAGACAACGAAACAGAATGAAGCTCTGGGTCTGTTGCTCAAAGAGAGAG TTTGTCCCAAAACACTGATGTCACAGACACGGCTGGCAATTCGAAGAAGCATCCCCTTGGCTAATAAGGAGCCTGCCATTAAAAGTTTGGACATTCCTCTAATCGTGAGGAACTACCTGAACCATGAAACTGCCAAACTGATATGA
- the LOC137133938 gene encoding rho guanine nucleotide exchange factor 9 isoform X8: MHTLSEQFHATNMLISGGSIVNAEAVWDHVTMADRELAFKAGDVIKVLDASNKDWWWGQIDEEEGWFPASFVRVEPHPPQPQTKQVFYINPIATPRFQNTTSKLWVNQEDGGAEPAEGTSEVQNGHLDPTNDCLCLGSPLQNRDQMRANVINEIMSTERHYIKHLKDICEGYLRQCRKRVDMFNDDQLKVIFGNIEDIYRFQMGFVRDLEKQYNTEEPHLSEIGPCFLEHQDGFWIYSEYCNNHLDACMELSKLMRDGRYQHFFEACRLLQQMIDIAIDGFLLTPVQKICKYPLQLAELLKYTAQEHSDYRYVAAALAVMRNVTQQINERKRRLENIDKIAQWQASVLDWEGDDILDRSSELIYTGELSWIYQPYGRSQQRVFFLFDHQLVLCKKDLIRRDILYYKGRIDMDRYEVRDAIDGRDDDFNVSVKNAFKLCSRDSEEIHIFLAKKPEEKIRWLRAFHEERKMVQEDEKIGFEISEYQKRQAAMTVRKVTKQKGVNRCTPPSYPPPQDPISGGQYEVTEDMAQGEVFEFSQSKRGQAPFWQNFSRLAPFKK, from the exons TTGATAAGTGGAGGTTCAATCGTCAACGCTGAGGCGGTATGGGACCATGTGACCATGGCGGACCGGGAGTTGGCGTTTAAGGCCGGTGACGTCATCAAGGTGCTGGACGCCTCCAACAAGGACTGGTGGTGGGGCCAGATTGATGAGGAGGAAGGATGGTTTCCTGCCAGCTTTGTACGG GTGGAACCCCACCCTCCTCAGCCCCAAACAAAACAGGTTTTCTATATCAACCCCATAGCAACTCCACGGTTCCAAAACACCACGTCAAAG CTGTGGGTGAaccaggaggatggaggagcAGAGCCTGCCGAGGGGACCAGCGAGGTGCAGAATGGGCACCTGGACCCCACCAATGACTGCCTGTGTCTGGGCTCGCCGCTCCAGAACAGAGACCAGATGAGAGCTAACGTCATCAATGAAATCATGAGTACAGAGAGACACTACATAAAACACCTCAAGGATATCTGTGag GGTTACCTGCGCCAGTGCAGAAAGCGTGTGGATATGTTCAATGACGACCAGCTTAAGGTCATCTTTGGGAACATTGAAGACATATACCGCTTCCAGATGGGCTTTGTTAGAGACTTGGAAAAACAGTATAACACAGAGGAACCACACCTCTCTGAAATTGGACCATGCTTTTTAGAACAT CAAGATGGCTTTTGGATCTATTCAGAATACTGTAACAACCACTTGGATGCCTGCATGGAGCTGAGCAAACTGATGAGGGATGGCAGGTACCAGCACTTCTTCGAGGCCTGCCGCCTCCTCCAGCAAATGATCGACATAGCCATAGATGGCTTCTTGCTCACTCCTGTCCAGAAAATCTGCAAATATCCACTCCAGTTGGCTGAGCTTCTCAAATACACTGCACAGGAGCACAG TGACTATCGATACGTGGCAGCAGCCCTGGCAGTAATGAGGAACGTCACTCAGCAGATCAACGAAAGGAAGAGGAGGCTGGAGAACATTGACAAGATCGCCCAGTGGCAAGCCTCTGTTCTGGACTGGGAG GGGGATGATATCTTGGACAGGAGCTCGGAGCTCATCTACACTGGGGAGTTGTCATGGATCTATCAACCGTATGGACGCAGCCAGCAGCGAgtctttttcctctttgatCACCAGCTGGTCCTCTGTAAGAAG GATCTGATACGCCGGGACATCCTTTACTACAAAGGCCGCATCGACATGGATCGCTACGAGGTGCGGGATGCCATAGATGGGCGTGATGACGACTTCAATGTCAGTGTTAAGAACGCCTTCAAACTGTGCAGCAGAGACAGCGAGGAGATTCACATCTTCCTGGCCAAGAAGCCGGAGGAGAAGATCCGCTGGCTGAGGGCCTTCCACGAGGAGCGGAAGATGGTGCAGGAAGACGAGAAAATTG gTTTTGAGATCTCTGAGTACCAGAAGCGGCAGGCAGCCATGACAGTAAGAAAGGTGACCAAACAGAAAG GTGTAAACAGGTGCACACCCCCCTCATACCCGCCCCCCCAGGACCCCATCAGTGGGGGGCAGTATGAGGTAACGGAGGACATGGCACAAGGAGAGGTTTTTGAATTCAGTCAATCCAAAAGAGGCCAGGCTCCCTTCTGGCAGAATTTTAGTAGATTAGCTCCATTTAAGAAATAG
- the zc4h2 gene encoding zinc finger C4H2 domain-containing protein: MGDEQEIMCKLENILEIRNKTIQMQKIKSRLKIEFEALESEEKHLKEYKQEMDLLLQEKMAHVEELRLIHADINVMESTIKQSENDLNKLLETTRRLHDEYKPLKEHVDALRMTLGLHRLPNLNEEEEKLSLDYFEKQKAEWQKEPHEPAIPESLAAAAAAAQQLQVSRKQDARQTATFRQQPPPMKACLSCHQQIHRNAPICPLCKAKSRSRNPKKPKRKPDE; the protein is encoded by the exons ATGGGGGACGAACAAGAAATAATGTGCAAATTAGAAAATATCTTGGAAATACG GAACAAGACCATTCAGATGCAGAAGATTAAGTCTCGTCTGAAGATTGAGTTTGAGGCTCTTGAGTCTGAGGAGAAGCACCTGAAAGAATACAAACAAGAGATGGATCTACTTCTTCAGGAGAAAATGGCACATGTGGAGGAGCTGCGGCTCATCCATGCAGATATAAATGTG ATGGAAAGCACCATCAAGCAGTCAGAAAATGACCTGAATAAGCTGCTAGAAACAACCCGTCGTCTGCACGATGAGTACAAACCTTTGAAGGAGCATGTGGATGCTCTCAGGATGACACTAGGTCTACACAGACTCCCTAACCTaaatgaagaagaggagaagctCTCCTTGGA TTACTTTGAGAAGCAGAAAGCCGAGTGGCAGAAGGAGCCACATGAGCCCGCCATCCCAGAATCCCTCGCAGCCgccgcagcagcagcacagcaactTCAGGTGTCGCGAAAGCAAGATGCCCGCCAGACAGCCACCTTCAGACAGCAACCTCCACCTATGAAG GCTTGCCTGTCCTGCCACCAGCAGATTCATCGTAATGCTCCCATCTGCCCATTGTGCAAGGCCAAGAGCCGCTCCCGCAACCCAAAGAAGCCCAAGAGGAAGCCAGACGAGTAG
- the LOC137133938 gene encoding rho guanine nucleotide exchange factor 9 isoform X7 produces the protein MDLRLGPGSQRTTLSHRRGEKGSARWSRAGTPGAPSRQRVEMNDLISGGSIVNAEAVWDHVTMADRELAFKAGDVIKVLDASNKDWWWGQIDEEEGWFPASFVRVEPHPPQPQTKQVFYINPIATPRFQNTTSKLWVNQEDGGAEPAEGTSEVQNGHLDPTNDCLCLGSPLQNRDQMRANVINEIMSTERHYIKHLKDICEGYLRQCRKRVDMFNDDQLKVIFGNIEDIYRFQMGFVRDLEKQYNTEEPHLSEIGPCFLEHQDGFWIYSEYCNNHLDACMELSKLMRDGRYQHFFEACRLLQQMIDIAIDGFLLTPVQKICKYPLQLAELLKYTAQEHSDYRYVAAALAVMRNVTQQINERKRRLENIDKIAQWQASVLDWEGDDILDRSSELIYTGELSWIYQPYGRSQQRVFFLFDHQLVLCKKDLIRRDILYYKGRIDMDRYEVRDAIDGRDDDFNVSVKNAFKLCSRDSEEIHIFLAKKPEEKIRWLRAFHEERKMVQEDEKIGFEISEYQKRQAAMTVRKVTKQKGVNRCTPPSYPPPQDPISGGQYEVTEDMAQGEVFEFSQSKRGQAPFWQNFSRLAPFKK, from the exons TTGATAAGTGGAGGTTCAATCGTCAACGCTGAGGCGGTATGGGACCATGTGACCATGGCGGACCGGGAGTTGGCGTTTAAGGCCGGTGACGTCATCAAGGTGCTGGACGCCTCCAACAAGGACTGGTGGTGGGGCCAGATTGATGAGGAGGAAGGATGGTTTCCTGCCAGCTTTGTACGG GTGGAACCCCACCCTCCTCAGCCCCAAACAAAACAGGTTTTCTATATCAACCCCATAGCAACTCCACGGTTCCAAAACACCACGTCAAAG CTGTGGGTGAaccaggaggatggaggagcAGAGCCTGCCGAGGGGACCAGCGAGGTGCAGAATGGGCACCTGGACCCCACCAATGACTGCCTGTGTCTGGGCTCGCCGCTCCAGAACAGAGACCAGATGAGAGCTAACGTCATCAATGAAATCATGAGTACAGAGAGACACTACATAAAACACCTCAAGGATATCTGTGag GGTTACCTGCGCCAGTGCAGAAAGCGTGTGGATATGTTCAATGACGACCAGCTTAAGGTCATCTTTGGGAACATTGAAGACATATACCGCTTCCAGATGGGCTTTGTTAGAGACTTGGAAAAACAGTATAACACAGAGGAACCACACCTCTCTGAAATTGGACCATGCTTTTTAGAACAT CAAGATGGCTTTTGGATCTATTCAGAATACTGTAACAACCACTTGGATGCCTGCATGGAGCTGAGCAAACTGATGAGGGATGGCAGGTACCAGCACTTCTTCGAGGCCTGCCGCCTCCTCCAGCAAATGATCGACATAGCCATAGATGGCTTCTTGCTCACTCCTGTCCAGAAAATCTGCAAATATCCACTCCAGTTGGCTGAGCTTCTCAAATACACTGCACAGGAGCACAG TGACTATCGATACGTGGCAGCAGCCCTGGCAGTAATGAGGAACGTCACTCAGCAGATCAACGAAAGGAAGAGGAGGCTGGAGAACATTGACAAGATCGCCCAGTGGCAAGCCTCTGTTCTGGACTGGGAG GGGGATGATATCTTGGACAGGAGCTCGGAGCTCATCTACACTGGGGAGTTGTCATGGATCTATCAACCGTATGGACGCAGCCAGCAGCGAgtctttttcctctttgatCACCAGCTGGTCCTCTGTAAGAAG GATCTGATACGCCGGGACATCCTTTACTACAAAGGCCGCATCGACATGGATCGCTACGAGGTGCGGGATGCCATAGATGGGCGTGATGACGACTTCAATGTCAGTGTTAAGAACGCCTTCAAACTGTGCAGCAGAGACAGCGAGGAGATTCACATCTTCCTGGCCAAGAAGCCGGAGGAGAAGATCCGCTGGCTGAGGGCCTTCCACGAGGAGCGGAAGATGGTGCAGGAAGACGAGAAAATTG gTTTTGAGATCTCTGAGTACCAGAAGCGGCAGGCAGCCATGACAGTAAGAAAGGTGACCAAACAGAAAG GTGTAAACAGGTGCACACCCCCCTCATACCCGCCCCCCCAGGACCCCATCAGTGGGGGGCAGTATGAGGTAACGGAGGACATGGCACAAGGAGAGGTTTTTGAATTCAGTCAATCCAAAAGAGGCCAGGCTCCCTTCTGGCAGAATTTTAGTAGATTAGCTCCATTTAAGAAATAG
- the LOC137133938 gene encoding rho guanine nucleotide exchange factor 9 isoform X9, whose product MTMMMLISGGSIVNAEAVWDHVTMADRELAFKAGDVIKVLDASNKDWWWGQIDEEEGWFPASFVRVEPHPPQPQTKQVFYINPIATPRFQNTTSKLWVNQEDGGAEPAEGTSEVQNGHLDPTNDCLCLGSPLQNRDQMRANVINEIMSTERHYIKHLKDICEGYLRQCRKRVDMFNDDQLKVIFGNIEDIYRFQMGFVRDLEKQYNTEEPHLSEIGPCFLEHQDGFWIYSEYCNNHLDACMELSKLMRDGRYQHFFEACRLLQQMIDIAIDGFLLTPVQKICKYPLQLAELLKYTAQEHSDYRYVAAALAVMRNVTQQINERKRRLENIDKIAQWQASVLDWEGDDILDRSSELIYTGELSWIYQPYGRSQQRVFFLFDHQLVLCKKDLIRRDILYYKGRIDMDRYEVRDAIDGRDDDFNVSVKNAFKLCSRDSEEIHIFLAKKPEEKIRWLRAFHEERKMVQEDEKIGFEISEYQKRQAAMTVRKVTKQKGVNRCTPPSYPPPQDPISGGQYEVTEDMAQGEVFEFSQSKRGQAPFWQNFSRLAPFKK is encoded by the exons TTGATAAGTGGAGGTTCAATCGTCAACGCTGAGGCGGTATGGGACCATGTGACCATGGCGGACCGGGAGTTGGCGTTTAAGGCCGGTGACGTCATCAAGGTGCTGGACGCCTCCAACAAGGACTGGTGGTGGGGCCAGATTGATGAGGAGGAAGGATGGTTTCCTGCCAGCTTTGTACGG GTGGAACCCCACCCTCCTCAGCCCCAAACAAAACAGGTTTTCTATATCAACCCCATAGCAACTCCACGGTTCCAAAACACCACGTCAAAG CTGTGGGTGAaccaggaggatggaggagcAGAGCCTGCCGAGGGGACCAGCGAGGTGCAGAATGGGCACCTGGACCCCACCAATGACTGCCTGTGTCTGGGCTCGCCGCTCCAGAACAGAGACCAGATGAGAGCTAACGTCATCAATGAAATCATGAGTACAGAGAGACACTACATAAAACACCTCAAGGATATCTGTGag GGTTACCTGCGCCAGTGCAGAAAGCGTGTGGATATGTTCAATGACGACCAGCTTAAGGTCATCTTTGGGAACATTGAAGACATATACCGCTTCCAGATGGGCTTTGTTAGAGACTTGGAAAAACAGTATAACACAGAGGAACCACACCTCTCTGAAATTGGACCATGCTTTTTAGAACAT CAAGATGGCTTTTGGATCTATTCAGAATACTGTAACAACCACTTGGATGCCTGCATGGAGCTGAGCAAACTGATGAGGGATGGCAGGTACCAGCACTTCTTCGAGGCCTGCCGCCTCCTCCAGCAAATGATCGACATAGCCATAGATGGCTTCTTGCTCACTCCTGTCCAGAAAATCTGCAAATATCCACTCCAGTTGGCTGAGCTTCTCAAATACACTGCACAGGAGCACAG TGACTATCGATACGTGGCAGCAGCCCTGGCAGTAATGAGGAACGTCACTCAGCAGATCAACGAAAGGAAGAGGAGGCTGGAGAACATTGACAAGATCGCCCAGTGGCAAGCCTCTGTTCTGGACTGGGAG GGGGATGATATCTTGGACAGGAGCTCGGAGCTCATCTACACTGGGGAGTTGTCATGGATCTATCAACCGTATGGACGCAGCCAGCAGCGAgtctttttcctctttgatCACCAGCTGGTCCTCTGTAAGAAG GATCTGATACGCCGGGACATCCTTTACTACAAAGGCCGCATCGACATGGATCGCTACGAGGTGCGGGATGCCATAGATGGGCGTGATGACGACTTCAATGTCAGTGTTAAGAACGCCTTCAAACTGTGCAGCAGAGACAGCGAGGAGATTCACATCTTCCTGGCCAAGAAGCCGGAGGAGAAGATCCGCTGGCTGAGGGCCTTCCACGAGGAGCGGAAGATGGTGCAGGAAGACGAGAAAATTG gTTTTGAGATCTCTGAGTACCAGAAGCGGCAGGCAGCCATGACAGTAAGAAAGGTGACCAAACAGAAAG GTGTAAACAGGTGCACACCCCCCTCATACCCGCCCCCCCAGGACCCCATCAGTGGGGGGCAGTATGAGGTAACGGAGGACATGGCACAAGGAGAGGTTTTTGAATTCAGTCAATCCAAAAGAGGCCAGGCTCCCTTCTGGCAGAATTTTAGTAGATTAGCTCCATTTAAGAAATAG
- the LOC137133938 gene encoding rho guanine nucleotide exchange factor 9 isoform X11, with product MTLLISGGSIVNAEAVWDHVTMADRELAFKAGDVIKVLDASNKDWWWGQIDEEEGWFPASFVRLWVNQEDGGAEPAEGTSEVQNGHLDPTNDCLCLGSPLQNRDQMRANVINEIMSTERHYIKHLKDICEGYLRQCRKRVDMFNDDQLKVIFGNIEDIYRFQMGFVRDLEKQYNTEEPHLSEIGPCFLEHQDGFWIYSEYCNNHLDACMELSKLMRDGRYQHFFEACRLLQQMIDIAIDGFLLTPVQKICKYPLQLAELLKYTAQEHSDYRYVAAALAVMRNVTQQINERKRRLENIDKIAQWQASVLDWEGDDILDRSSELIYTGELSWIYQPYGRSQQRVFFLFDHQLVLCKKDLIRRDILYYKGRIDMDRYEVRDAIDGRDDDFNVSVKNAFKLCSRDSEEIHIFLAKKPEEKIRWLRAFHEERKMVQEDEKIGFEISEYQKRQAAMTVRKVTKQKGVNRCTPPSYPPPQDPISGGQYEVTEDMAQGEVFEFSQSKRGQAPFWQNFSRLAPFKK from the exons TTGATAAGTGGAGGTTCAATCGTCAACGCTGAGGCGGTATGGGACCATGTGACCATGGCGGACCGGGAGTTGGCGTTTAAGGCCGGTGACGTCATCAAGGTGCTGGACGCCTCCAACAAGGACTGGTGGTGGGGCCAGATTGATGAGGAGGAAGGATGGTTTCCTGCCAGCTTTGTACGG CTGTGGGTGAaccaggaggatggaggagcAGAGCCTGCCGAGGGGACCAGCGAGGTGCAGAATGGGCACCTGGACCCCACCAATGACTGCCTGTGTCTGGGCTCGCCGCTCCAGAACAGAGACCAGATGAGAGCTAACGTCATCAATGAAATCATGAGTACAGAGAGACACTACATAAAACACCTCAAGGATATCTGTGag GGTTACCTGCGCCAGTGCAGAAAGCGTGTGGATATGTTCAATGACGACCAGCTTAAGGTCATCTTTGGGAACATTGAAGACATATACCGCTTCCAGATGGGCTTTGTTAGAGACTTGGAAAAACAGTATAACACAGAGGAACCACACCTCTCTGAAATTGGACCATGCTTTTTAGAACAT CAAGATGGCTTTTGGATCTATTCAGAATACTGTAACAACCACTTGGATGCCTGCATGGAGCTGAGCAAACTGATGAGGGATGGCAGGTACCAGCACTTCTTCGAGGCCTGCCGCCTCCTCCAGCAAATGATCGACATAGCCATAGATGGCTTCTTGCTCACTCCTGTCCAGAAAATCTGCAAATATCCACTCCAGTTGGCTGAGCTTCTCAAATACACTGCACAGGAGCACAG TGACTATCGATACGTGGCAGCAGCCCTGGCAGTAATGAGGAACGTCACTCAGCAGATCAACGAAAGGAAGAGGAGGCTGGAGAACATTGACAAGATCGCCCAGTGGCAAGCCTCTGTTCTGGACTGGGAG GGGGATGATATCTTGGACAGGAGCTCGGAGCTCATCTACACTGGGGAGTTGTCATGGATCTATCAACCGTATGGACGCAGCCAGCAGCGAgtctttttcctctttgatCACCAGCTGGTCCTCTGTAAGAAG GATCTGATACGCCGGGACATCCTTTACTACAAAGGCCGCATCGACATGGATCGCTACGAGGTGCGGGATGCCATAGATGGGCGTGATGACGACTTCAATGTCAGTGTTAAGAACGCCTTCAAACTGTGCAGCAGAGACAGCGAGGAGATTCACATCTTCCTGGCCAAGAAGCCGGAGGAGAAGATCCGCTGGCTGAGGGCCTTCCACGAGGAGCGGAAGATGGTGCAGGAAGACGAGAAAATTG gTTTTGAGATCTCTGAGTACCAGAAGCGGCAGGCAGCCATGACAGTAAGAAAGGTGACCAAACAGAAAG GTGTAAACAGGTGCACACCCCCCTCATACCCGCCCCCCCAGGACCCCATCAGTGGGGGGCAGTATGAGGTAACGGAGGACATGGCACAAGGAGAGGTTTTTGAATTCAGTCAATCCAAAAGAGGCCAGGCTCCCTTCTGGCAGAATTTTAGTAGATTAGCTCCATTTAAGAAATAG
- the LOC137133938 gene encoding rho guanine nucleotide exchange factor 9 isoform X10, giving the protein MTLLISGGSIVNAEAVWDHVTMADRELAFKAGDVIKVLDASNKDWWWGQIDEEEGWFPASFVRVEPHPPQPQTKQVFYINPIATPRFQNTTSKLWVNQEDGGAEPAEGTSEVQNGHLDPTNDCLCLGSPLQNRDQMRANVINEIMSTERHYIKHLKDICEGYLRQCRKRVDMFNDDQLKVIFGNIEDIYRFQMGFVRDLEKQYNTEEPHLSEIGPCFLEHQDGFWIYSEYCNNHLDACMELSKLMRDGRYQHFFEACRLLQQMIDIAIDGFLLTPVQKICKYPLQLAELLKYTAQEHSDYRYVAAALAVMRNVTQQINERKRRLENIDKIAQWQASVLDWEGDDILDRSSELIYTGELSWIYQPYGRSQQRVFFLFDHQLVLCKKDLIRRDILYYKGRIDMDRYEVRDAIDGRDDDFNVSVKNAFKLCSRDSEEIHIFLAKKPEEKIRWLRAFHEERKMVQEDEKIGFEISEYQKRQAAMTVRKVTKQKGVNRCTPPSYPPPQDPISGGQYEVTEDMAQGEVFEFSQSKRGQAPFWQNFSRLAPFKK; this is encoded by the exons TTGATAAGTGGAGGTTCAATCGTCAACGCTGAGGCGGTATGGGACCATGTGACCATGGCGGACCGGGAGTTGGCGTTTAAGGCCGGTGACGTCATCAAGGTGCTGGACGCCTCCAACAAGGACTGGTGGTGGGGCCAGATTGATGAGGAGGAAGGATGGTTTCCTGCCAGCTTTGTACGG GTGGAACCCCACCCTCCTCAGCCCCAAACAAAACAGGTTTTCTATATCAACCCCATAGCAACTCCACGGTTCCAAAACACCACGTCAAAG CTGTGGGTGAaccaggaggatggaggagcAGAGCCTGCCGAGGGGACCAGCGAGGTGCAGAATGGGCACCTGGACCCCACCAATGACTGCCTGTGTCTGGGCTCGCCGCTCCAGAACAGAGACCAGATGAGAGCTAACGTCATCAATGAAATCATGAGTACAGAGAGACACTACATAAAACACCTCAAGGATATCTGTGag GGTTACCTGCGCCAGTGCAGAAAGCGTGTGGATATGTTCAATGACGACCAGCTTAAGGTCATCTTTGGGAACATTGAAGACATATACCGCTTCCAGATGGGCTTTGTTAGAGACTTGGAAAAACAGTATAACACAGAGGAACCACACCTCTCTGAAATTGGACCATGCTTTTTAGAACAT CAAGATGGCTTTTGGATCTATTCAGAATACTGTAACAACCACTTGGATGCCTGCATGGAGCTGAGCAAACTGATGAGGGATGGCAGGTACCAGCACTTCTTCGAGGCCTGCCGCCTCCTCCAGCAAATGATCGACATAGCCATAGATGGCTTCTTGCTCACTCCTGTCCAGAAAATCTGCAAATATCCACTCCAGTTGGCTGAGCTTCTCAAATACACTGCACAGGAGCACAG TGACTATCGATACGTGGCAGCAGCCCTGGCAGTAATGAGGAACGTCACTCAGCAGATCAACGAAAGGAAGAGGAGGCTGGAGAACATTGACAAGATCGCCCAGTGGCAAGCCTCTGTTCTGGACTGGGAG GGGGATGATATCTTGGACAGGAGCTCGGAGCTCATCTACACTGGGGAGTTGTCATGGATCTATCAACCGTATGGACGCAGCCAGCAGCGAgtctttttcctctttgatCACCAGCTGGTCCTCTGTAAGAAG GATCTGATACGCCGGGACATCCTTTACTACAAAGGCCGCATCGACATGGATCGCTACGAGGTGCGGGATGCCATAGATGGGCGTGATGACGACTTCAATGTCAGTGTTAAGAACGCCTTCAAACTGTGCAGCAGAGACAGCGAGGAGATTCACATCTTCCTGGCCAAGAAGCCGGAGGAGAAGATCCGCTGGCTGAGGGCCTTCCACGAGGAGCGGAAGATGGTGCAGGAAGACGAGAAAATTG gTTTTGAGATCTCTGAGTACCAGAAGCGGCAGGCAGCCATGACAGTAAGAAAGGTGACCAAACAGAAAG GTGTAAACAGGTGCACACCCCCCTCATACCCGCCCCCCCAGGACCCCATCAGTGGGGGGCAGTATGAGGTAACGGAGGACATGGCACAAGGAGAGGTTTTTGAATTCAGTCAATCCAAAAGAGGCCAGGCTCCCTTCTGGCAGAATTTTAGTAGATTAGCTCCATTTAAGAAATAG